One region of Gorilla gorilla gorilla isolate KB3781 chromosome 13, NHGRI_mGorGor1-v2.1_pri, whole genome shotgun sequence genomic DNA includes:
- the LOC101141667 gene encoding required for meiotic nuclear division protein 1 homolog, with translation MPAILLRAVARSHRILSKAHQCRRIGHLMLKPLKEFENTTCSTLTIRQNLDLFLPDKTAGGLNKSQILEMNQKKKKKRSNTSMLSPLNAARCQDEKAHLPTRKSFGTHRRVTHKPNLLGSKWFIKILKRHFLSVSMETFVPKQDFPQIKRPLKASRTRQPSRTNLPVLSVNEVKWGWPRLLCLVIIAHAKPVCVCTPALPPT, from the coding sequence ATGCCAGCCATACTTCTCAGAGCCGTGGCCAGATCTCACCGTATATTATCAAAAGCACATCAGTGCAGAAGAATTGGTCATCTAATGTTAAAACCACTTAAGGAATTTGAAAATACCACATGCAGCACACTGACAATACGTCAAAACTTGGATTTGTTCCTTCCTGATAAAACAGCTGGTGGTTTGAATAAATCTCAGATCCTCgaaatgaaccaaaaaaaaaaaaaaaaaagatcaaatacTAGCATGCTCTCTCCATTAAATGCTGCTCGTTGCCAAGATGAAAAAGCACACCTTCCAACCAGGAAATCCTTTGGTACTCACAGGAGAGTGACCCACAAACCAAATCTATTGGGTTCTAAatggtttattaaaatattaaagaggCATTTCTTATCTGTATCAATGGAAACATTTGTTCCAAAACAAGACTTTCCACAGATCAAGAGACCACTAAAAGCATCCAGGACCAGGCAGCCATCCAGGACCAACCTTCCCGTTCTGTCTGTGAACGAGGTAAAGTGGGGGTGGCCACGGCTCTTGTGCTTAGTGATCATTGCCCACGCTAAACCAGTGTGCGTTTGCACCCCAGCCTTACCACCAACATAA